In Oceanithermus desulfurans, a single window of DNA contains:
- a CDS encoding carbohydrate kinase family protein has product MRFFVIGDVSVDLMYFVDAMPGPGEETPAQRALIKPGGAAATVAANLASLGHKVALAARVGTGPFREAALANLKRVGVDLSHLQEDEERPTSSILVFVIAGGERTMVSSASASRHLDAAAFKARALDQVDAVVVSAYALAGGPSREYTLKVLAAAAKRRLPVFADLGTGAIRAAGEHLLEDLRGVDYLLMNQHELAALTGEASISGGVERLRTYGIERAVVKLGALGSMVVTPETEALVEPYAVDDVIDSTGAGDAYTAAFAATVMEGRDLLEAARRANVAGALVATHVGAQGYLVKPEDLELAASSK; this is encoded by the coding sequence ATGCGGTTTTTTGTGATCGGGGACGTCTCGGTAGACCTAATGTATTTCGTGGACGCGATGCCCGGCCCCGGAGAGGAAACGCCCGCCCAGCGGGCGCTGATCAAGCCGGGGGGCGCCGCGGCCACCGTGGCCGCCAACCTGGCGAGCCTGGGCCACAAGGTCGCGCTGGCTGCGCGCGTGGGAACGGGCCCCTTTCGCGAAGCCGCACTCGCCAACCTCAAACGGGTGGGGGTGGACCTGAGCCATCTTCAGGAAGACGAGGAGCGGCCGACCTCGAGCATCCTCGTCTTCGTCATCGCCGGGGGCGAGCGCACCATGGTCTCGAGCGCCAGCGCCAGCCGTCACCTCGACGCCGCCGCCTTCAAAGCGCGCGCCCTCGACCAGGTGGACGCGGTGGTCGTCTCCGCCTACGCGCTGGCGGGCGGCCCCAGCCGCGAATACACCCTCAAGGTGCTGGCCGCGGCGGCGAAACGGCGGCTGCCCGTCTTCGCCGACCTGGGCACCGGAGCCATCCGCGCCGCGGGCGAGCACCTGCTCGAGGACCTGCGCGGCGTGGACTACCTGCTCATGAACCAGCACGAACTCGCCGCCCTCACCGGCGAGGCCTCGATCAGCGGCGGCGTGGAGCGGCTGCGCACCTACGGCATCGAACGCGCCGTCGTCAAGCTGGGCGCCCTGGGTTCGATGGTCGTTACCCCGGAAACCGAAGCCCTCGTGGAACCCTACGCGGTGGACGACGTCATCGACTCCACCGGGGCCGGCGACGCCTACACCGCCGCCTTCGCCGCCACGGTAATGGAGGGGCGCGACCTGCTCGAGGCCGCCCGCCGCGCCAACGTCGCCGGGGCGCTGGTGGCCACCCACGTAGGGGCGCAGGGCTACCTGGTGAAACCCGAGGACCTGGAGCTCGCGGCTTCTTCGAAGTAA
- the napA gene encoding nitrate reductase catalytic subunit NapA produces MESSKPKKKHEALSTDRRSLLKAAAASAAAAAAGLSVAQGGTSEAEKDWRWDKAVCRFCGTGCGVMVATKNDRIVAVKGDPLAPVNRGLNCIKGYFLAKIMYGKDRLTRPLLRVNKKGEFDKKGEFKPVSWKKAFEVMADQFKKAYGELGPTGIAFFGSGQYTIQEGFAASKLIKAGFRSNNIDPNARHCMASAVAAFIQTFGIDEPAGCYDDIELTDSFVLWGSNMAENHPVLWARVIDRKLSDPDRVKVVVLSTYQHMNADMADTAIIFKPHTDLAIQNYILREILYNYPDAIDREFVDKYTTYATGYVDIGYGMRSDPNHPKYSDKERETMQKELAKTVSEAEAKALAFLGLKPGDKMEMKHRAAAGAHWQIAFEDLKKALEPYTLDFVAELAKGDPDEPLESFKKKLQDLVQIFVEQGRKVVSFWTMGFNQHTRGTWVNEQVYAIHLLLGKHAKPGSGAFSLTGQPSACGTAREVGTFAHRLPADMVVANPKHREISEKLWRVPEGTINPKVGANFVQIMRDLEDGKIKWAWVHVNNPWQNTANANHWVKAAREMDNFIVVSEVYPGISTKVADLILPTAMIYEKWGAYGNSERRTQHWRQQVTAPGMAMPDIWQYMEFSKFFKLREVWKEHKLPDGTVLPDVLEKAKAMGYDPEQTLFDVLFNHPEMRKFAWPDPIGEGFLNTEAAGDGRPIQDAEGKPFKGYGYFVQKALWEEYRQFGLGTGHDLADFDTYHRVRGLRWPVVDGKETPWRFNAKYDPYARKANPGGEFAFYGKAKKKIPKGNLFGPEAGTSVDLTNRAKIFFRPYMDPPEMPDDRYPFWLVTGRVLEHWHSGTMTMRVPELYRAVPEALVYMNPEDAKKIGVKDGQFVWVESRRGKVKARASTRGRNRPPKGLIFVPWFDERVLINKVTNDQRCPISKQTDYKKAAVKVYPA; encoded by the coding sequence ATGGAATCGTCGAAGCCGAAGAAGAAACACGAAGCCCTCTCCACCGACCGACGCAGCCTGCTCAAGGCCGCGGCGGCCAGCGCCGCAGCGGCCGCGGCGGGGCTCTCGGTCGCGCAGGGAGGAACGAGCGAAGCCGAGAAGGACTGGCGCTGGGACAAGGCCGTCTGCCGCTTCTGCGGGACCGGCTGCGGGGTGATGGTGGCCACCAAGAACGACCGCATCGTGGCCGTCAAGGGGGACCCGCTGGCCCCGGTGAACCGCGGCCTCAACTGCATCAAGGGCTACTTCCTGGCCAAGATCATGTACGGCAAGGACCGCCTCACCCGCCCCCTGCTGCGCGTCAACAAGAAGGGCGAGTTCGACAAGAAGGGCGAGTTCAAGCCGGTCTCCTGGAAGAAGGCCTTCGAGGTGATGGCCGACCAGTTCAAGAAGGCCTACGGCGAGCTGGGTCCCACCGGGATCGCCTTCTTCGGGTCGGGCCAGTACACCATTCAGGAGGGCTTCGCCGCCAGCAAGCTCATCAAGGCGGGGTTCCGTTCCAACAACATCGACCCCAACGCCCGCCACTGCATGGCCAGCGCCGTAGCCGCCTTCATCCAGACCTTCGGCATCGACGAGCCCGCCGGCTGCTACGACGACATCGAGCTCACCGACAGCTTCGTGCTTTGGGGCTCGAACATGGCGGAAAACCACCCGGTTCTCTGGGCGCGCGTGATCGACCGCAAGCTCTCGGATCCCGACCGGGTGAAGGTCGTGGTGCTCTCGACCTATCAGCACATGAACGCCGACATGGCGGACACCGCGATCATTTTCAAGCCGCACACCGATCTGGCTATTCAGAACTACATCCTGCGGGAAATTCTGTACAACTATCCCGATGCCATCGACCGCGAGTTCGTCGACAAGTACACCACCTACGCCACCGGCTACGTGGACATCGGCTACGGCATGCGCTCGGATCCGAACCACCCGAAGTACTCGGACAAAGAGCGCGAGACGATGCAGAAAGAGCTGGCCAAGACGGTCTCCGAGGCCGAGGCCAAGGCCCTGGCCTTCCTGGGGCTGAAGCCGGGCGACAAGATGGAGATGAAGCACCGCGCGGCGGCGGGGGCGCACTGGCAGATCGCCTTCGAGGACCTCAAGAAGGCGCTCGAGCCCTACACCCTCGACTTCGTCGCCGAGCTGGCCAAGGGCGACCCCGACGAGCCGCTCGAAAGCTTCAAGAAGAAGCTCCAAGACCTGGTGCAGATCTTCGTCGAACAGGGTCGCAAGGTGGTCAGTTTCTGGACGATGGGCTTCAACCAGCACACCCGCGGCACCTGGGTCAACGAGCAGGTCTACGCCATCCACCTGCTCCTCGGCAAGCACGCCAAGCCGGGTTCGGGCGCCTTCAGCCTCACCGGCCAGCCCTCCGCCTGCGGCACCGCGCGCGAGGTTGGCACCTTCGCCCACCGCCTGCCCGCCGATATGGTCGTGGCCAACCCCAAGCACCGCGAGATCTCCGAGAAGCTCTGGCGTGTTCCCGAGGGCACGATCAACCCCAAGGTGGGGGCCAACTTCGTGCAGATCATGCGCGACCTCGAGGACGGCAAGATCAAGTGGGCCTGGGTGCACGTCAACAACCCCTGGCAGAACACCGCCAACGCCAACCACTGGGTCAAGGCCGCGCGCGAGATGGACAACTTCATCGTCGTCTCCGAGGTCTACCCGGGCATCTCCACCAAAGTGGCCGACCTGATCCTGCCCACGGCGATGATCTACGAGAAGTGGGGCGCCTACGGCAACTCCGAGCGTCGCACCCAGCACTGGCGCCAGCAGGTCACCGCCCCGGGCATGGCCATGCCCGACATCTGGCAGTACATGGAGTTCTCCAAGTTCTTCAAGCTGCGTGAGGTCTGGAAGGAGCACAAGCTGCCCGACGGCACCGTGCTGCCCGACGTGCTGGAGAAGGCCAAGGCGATGGGGTACGACCCCGAGCAGACCCTCTTCGACGTCCTCTTCAACCATCCCGAGATGCGCAAGTTCGCCTGGCCCGACCCCATCGGCGAGGGCTTCCTCAACACCGAGGCCGCGGGCGACGGCCGCCCCATTCAGGACGCCGAGGGCAAGCCCTTCAAGGGCTACGGTTACTTCGTGCAGAAGGCGCTTTGGGAAGAGTACCGCCAGTTTGGCCTCGGCACCGGTCACGACCTCGCCGACTTCGACACCTACCACCGGGTGCGTGGCCTGCGCTGGCCTGTGGTGGACGGCAAGGAGACCCCCTGGCGCTTCAACGCCAAGTACGACCCCTACGCCCGCAAGGCCAACCCCGGCGGCGAGTTCGCCTTCTACGGCAAGGCCAAGAAGAAGATCCCCAAGGGCAACCTCTTCGGACCCGAGGCGGGCACTTCGGTCGACCTGACCAACCGCGCCAAGATCTTCTTCCGCCCCTACATGGATCCCCCGGAGATGCCCGATGACCGCTACCCCTTCTGGCTGGTTACCGGGCGCGTGCTCGAGCACTGGCATTCCGGAACGATGACCATGCGCGTGCCTGAGCTCTACCGCGCGGTCCCCGAGGCGCTGGTGTACATGAACCCCGAGGACGCCAAGAAGATCGGGGTGAAGGACGGCCAGTTCGTCTGGGTGGAGAGCCGCCGCGGCAAGGTCAAGGCGCGCGCCTCTACCCGCGGCCGCAACCGCCCGCCCAAGGGACTGATCTTCGTGCCCTGGTTCGACGAGCGCGTGCTCATCAACAAG